One window from the genome of Ideonella sp. WA131b encodes:
- a CDS encoding peptide ABC transporter substrate-binding protein: MQEREIRQLIDEVRDGTLPRRSFIQKMVGVGLTAPMASMMLMHAGIAQAQTAIPYKPTRRGGGGTLKLLWWQGPVLLNPQFATGTKEQEGSRIFYEPLAAWDADGNLVPVLATEIPSVANGGLTADGRSVTWKLKRGVTWHDGQPFTADDVVFNWEYHKDPATSSSWISTYRDITVTKVDSHTVRIQFPKPTPFWAEPFVGTVGMIIPRHVFKDFMGTKSREAPANTRPVGTGPYKIVDFKPGDLVLAEANMSYHVPNRPHFDRLEMKGGGDATSAARAVLQTGEYDFAWNLQVADEILKGLENGGRGKVTIVPGGNIEFIMLNVTDPWNEVQGERAHASSRHPAFSDKAVRDAMALLVDRKGVMDFIYGRTGVATANFLNNPQRFHSNNLKFEFSIDKANQILDAAGWVRGSDGIRAKGGVKLKFVYQTSVNKPRQDTQAIVKSAAAKAGIELELKSVTPAVFFGGDQANPDTYTKFWSDMQMFTTTMTQPDPQLFMEQYCSWEFAQKDNKWAKRNILRWKNDDYDRAHQQAQSELDPVKRAALFIRMNDLIGASNYIIPVVFRPRVSAAGLKLSAPLSGWDNDMWALPHWFKEA, encoded by the coding sequence ATGCAAGAACGCGAGATCCGCCAGTTGATCGACGAAGTGCGCGATGGCACCCTGCCCCGCCGCAGCTTCATCCAGAAGATGGTGGGCGTGGGCCTGACCGCGCCCATGGCCTCGATGATGCTGATGCATGCCGGCATCGCGCAGGCGCAGACCGCGATCCCGTACAAGCCCACCCGGCGCGGCGGCGGCGGCACGCTGAAGCTGCTGTGGTGGCAGGGCCCGGTGCTGCTGAACCCGCAGTTCGCCACCGGCACGAAAGAGCAGGAAGGCTCGCGCATCTTCTACGAGCCGCTGGCGGCCTGGGACGCCGACGGCAACCTGGTGCCGGTGCTGGCCACCGAAATCCCGTCAGTGGCCAATGGCGGCCTGACGGCCGACGGCCGCAGCGTGACCTGGAAGCTCAAGCGCGGCGTCACCTGGCACGATGGCCAGCCGTTCACGGCCGACGACGTGGTCTTCAACTGGGAGTACCACAAGGACCCCGCCACCAGCTCGAGCTGGATCAGCACCTACCGCGACATCACCGTCACGAAGGTCGACTCGCACACCGTGCGCATCCAGTTCCCCAAGCCCACGCCCTTCTGGGCCGAGCCCTTCGTGGGGACGGTGGGCATGATCATCCCGCGCCACGTGTTCAAGGACTTCATGGGCACCAAGAGCCGCGAGGCGCCGGCCAACACCCGGCCTGTGGGCACGGGCCCGTACAAGATCGTCGACTTCAAGCCGGGCGACCTGGTGCTCGCCGAGGCGAACATGAGCTACCACGTGCCCAACCGGCCGCACTTCGACCGGCTTGAGATGAAGGGCGGCGGCGACGCCACCAGCGCCGCGCGCGCCGTGCTGCAGACCGGCGAGTACGACTTCGCCTGGAACCTGCAAGTGGCCGACGAGATCCTCAAGGGCCTGGAGAACGGCGGCAGGGGCAAGGTCACCATCGTGCCCGGCGGCAACATCGAGTTCATCATGCTCAACGTGACGGACCCCTGGAACGAGGTCCAGGGTGAACGCGCCCACGCCAGCAGCCGCCACCCGGCCTTCAGCGACAAGGCGGTGCGCGATGCGATGGCGCTGCTGGTCGACCGCAAGGGCGTGATGGACTTCATCTATGGCCGCACCGGCGTGGCCACGGCGAACTTCCTGAACAACCCGCAGCGCTTCCACAGCAACAACCTCAAGTTCGAGTTCAGCATCGACAAGGCGAACCAGATCCTCGACGCCGCGGGCTGGGTCCGGGGCTCCGACGGCATCCGTGCCAAGGGTGGCGTGAAGCTGAAGTTCGTCTACCAGACCAGCGTCAACAAGCCGCGGCAGGACACCCAGGCCATCGTCAAGAGCGCCGCGGCCAAGGCCGGCATCGAGCTCGAACTGAAGAGCGTGACGCCAGCGGTGTTCTTCGGTGGCGACCAGGCCAACCCGGACACCTACACCAAGTTCTGGTCCGACATGCAGATGTTCACCACCACCATGACGCAGCCGGATCCGCAGCTGTTCATGGAGCAGTACTGCTCGTGGGAGTTCGCGCAGAAAGACAACAAGTGGGCCAAGCGCAACATCCTGCGCTGGAAGAATGACGACTACGACCGCGCCCACCAGCAGGCCCAGAGCGAGCTCGACCCGGTCAAGCGCGCAGCGCTGTTCATCCGCATGAACGACCTCATCGGCGCCAGCAACTACATCATCCCGGTGGTGTTCCGGCCGCGGGTGTCGGCCGCAGGGCTCAAGCTCTCGGCGCCGCTGTCGGGCTGGGACAACGACATGTGGGCCCTGCCGCACTGGTTTAAGGAAGCCTGA
- a CDS encoding succinylglutamate desuccinylase/aspartoacylase family protein, which yields MNDPAAVVVVPPLELKAPDIARWRVGNTGVDHVHRLRAEAPGPVVHVQALTHGNEICGAIALDWLLQQVQTGWRPRRGTLTLAFANVEAYARFDPADPYPSRCVDEDLNRVWADEVLSGPRDSRELRRARALRPYVDDADSLLDIHSMGEACVPLMVCGTVDKNAAHARRLGVPAVLLIDTGHPAGLRMVERGGFGDPVSPRHALLIECGQHWERAAADVAIDALVRFLGLEGLADGAWVAAHTRIPLPQRQRLLRVTEAVVARSAAFRFMVPTEGLGVVAKAGTPLAQDGDHIWTTPYDDCVLVMPGTHNLKPGGTAVRLGRYEG from the coding sequence ATGAATGACCCTGCCGCTGTCGTTGTCGTGCCCCCTTTGGAGCTGAAGGCCCCCGACATCGCCCGCTGGCGCGTGGGCAACACCGGCGTCGACCACGTGCACCGCCTGCGCGCCGAAGCACCCGGCCCCGTGGTCCACGTGCAGGCGCTGACCCATGGCAATGAGATCTGCGGTGCCATCGCCCTGGACTGGCTGCTGCAGCAGGTGCAGACCGGCTGGCGCCCGCGGCGCGGCACGCTGACGCTGGCCTTCGCCAACGTGGAGGCCTACGCGCGCTTCGACCCGGCTGACCCCTACCCGTCGCGCTGCGTCGACGAAGACCTCAACCGCGTCTGGGCCGACGAGGTCTTGTCCGGCCCGCGCGACAGCCGCGAACTGCGGCGGGCGCGGGCGCTGCGCCCCTACGTGGACGACGCCGACAGCCTGCTGGACATCCACTCGATGGGCGAGGCCTGCGTGCCGCTGATGGTGTGCGGCACGGTCGACAAAAACGCCGCGCACGCCCGCCGGCTGGGCGTGCCGGCGGTGCTGCTCATCGACACCGGCCACCCGGCGGGGCTGCGCATGGTGGAGCGCGGGGGCTTCGGGGATCCGGTGTCTCCCCGCCACGCGCTGCTGATCGAGTGCGGCCAGCACTGGGAGCGTGCCGCCGCCGACGTGGCCATCGACGCGCTGGTGCGTTTCCTGGGTCTGGAAGGCCTGGCCGACGGCGCCTGGGTGGCCGCGCACACCCGCATCCCGCTGCCTCAGCGCCAGCGCCTGTTGCGCGTGACCGAGGCCGTGGTGGCGCGCAGCGCCGCGTTCCGCTTCATGGTGCCCACCGAGGGCCTGGGCGTGGTCGCCAAGGCCGGCACGCCGCTGGCCCAGGATGGCGATCACATCTGGACCACGCCCTACGACGACTGCGTGCTGGTGATGCCCGGCACGCACAACCTCAAGCCCGGCGGCACGGCTGTGCGCCTGGGCCGTTACGAAGGCTGA
- a CDS encoding alpha/beta hydrolase, whose product MTRALADGRTLVFSHANGFPAGTYRVLFEAWRAAGWRVVALPKFGHAERFPVTSNWPRVRDELLDFIDEQAPGQRVCLVGHSLGGYLSLLAAARRPGLARAIVLLDSPVLGGWKAHSLHALKLTGTIRRVSPGRVSQRRRERWPSAAATLAHFQAKRAFAVWDPRVLADYVAAGTEPDPAAPAATTGTAVRLAFRREVETRFYNTLPHHLAAMLARHPPGCPIAYVAGTRSAEGRTVGLATTRAITHGRIRWIEGSHLVPMEQPDATAATVLELLQEMLQPS is encoded by the coding sequence ATGACAAGAGCCCTGGCCGACGGGCGCACCCTCGTTTTCAGCCACGCCAACGGCTTTCCGGCCGGCACCTACCGCGTGCTGTTCGAGGCCTGGCGCGCCGCCGGCTGGCGCGTGGTGGCGCTGCCGAAGTTCGGCCACGCCGAGCGTTTTCCGGTCACGAGCAACTGGCCGCGCGTGCGCGACGAGCTGCTGGACTTCATCGACGAGCAGGCGCCGGGCCAGCGCGTGTGCCTGGTGGGCCACTCGCTGGGCGGCTACCTCAGCCTGCTGGCAGCGGCGCGAAGGCCAGGCCTGGCGCGCGCCATCGTGCTGCTCGACTCGCCCGTGCTCGGCGGCTGGAAGGCGCACAGCCTGCACGCGCTCAAGCTCACGGGCACGATCCGCCGCGTGAGCCCGGGGCGGGTGTCGCAGCGGCGGCGCGAGCGTTGGCCCTCGGCGGCGGCGACCCTGGCGCACTTCCAGGCCAAACGGGCTTTTGCCGTATGGGACCCGCGCGTGCTGGCCGACTATGTGGCCGCCGGCACCGAGCCGGATCCGGCCGCGCCCGCCGCCACCACCGGCACCGCCGTGCGCCTGGCCTTCCGCCGCGAAGTCGAGACGCGCTTCTACAACACGCTGCCGCACCACCTGGCGGCGATGCTGGCGCGCCACCCGCCGGGCTGCCCGATCGCCTACGTGGCCGGCACGCGCTCGGCAGAAGGCCGCACCGTGGGCCTGGCCACCACGCGCGCCATCACCCATGGCCGCATCCGGTGGATCGAGGGCTCGCACCTGGTGCCGATGGAGCAGCCCGACGCCACCGCCGCCACCGTGCTGGAACTGCTGCAGGAGATGCTTCAGCCTTCGTAA
- a CDS encoding ABC transporter ATP-binding protein translates to MALLEIQGLKTHFKTDDGWLHAVDGVDIAIGKGETVCVVGESGCGKSVTAKTVMKLIDMPPGKIVAGRVLWKGRDLVPLGPEEMRKIRAKEIAIVFQEPMTSLNPVFTVGEQIAESVRLHEGLSRKAALERAIEMLKLVNIPTPDKRVNDYPHQFSGGMRQRVMIAIALACSPQLLIADEPTTALDVTIQAQILELMQELKDRLGMAVMLITHAMGVVAEVAQRVVVMYAGQVVEEASVAELFARPRHPYTQGLIRSIPRIDTAATAAGHRQRLEAIPGTVPKLIAPAPGCRFASRCRLAQPSCTTADPPLREIAPGHKVACFLAEAA, encoded by the coding sequence ATGGCGCTGCTCGAGATCCAGGGTCTGAAGACCCACTTCAAGACCGACGACGGCTGGCTGCACGCCGTCGACGGCGTCGACATCGCCATCGGCAAGGGCGAGACGGTCTGCGTGGTCGGCGAGAGCGGCTGCGGCAAGAGCGTCACCGCCAAGACGGTGATGAAGCTGATCGACATGCCGCCGGGCAAGATCGTGGCCGGCCGCGTGCTGTGGAAGGGCCGCGATCTCGTGCCGCTGGGGCCCGAGGAGATGCGGAAGATCCGGGCCAAAGAGATCGCCATCGTCTTCCAGGAACCGATGACGAGCCTGAACCCGGTGTTCACCGTGGGCGAGCAGATCGCCGAGAGCGTGCGCCTGCACGAGGGGCTGTCCAGGAAGGCGGCGCTCGAACGCGCCATCGAGATGCTCAAGCTGGTGAACATCCCGACGCCCGACAAGCGCGTGAACGACTACCCGCACCAGTTCTCGGGTGGCATGCGCCAGCGCGTGATGATCGCCATCGCGCTGGCCTGCAGCCCGCAGCTGCTGATCGCCGACGAGCCCACCACGGCGCTGGACGTCACCATCCAGGCGCAGATCCTCGAGCTGATGCAGGAACTCAAAGACCGGCTCGGCATGGCCGTGATGCTCATCACGCACGCCATGGGTGTGGTGGCTGAAGTGGCGCAGCGCGTCGTCGTCATGTATGCGGGCCAGGTGGTGGAAGAAGCGTCGGTGGCCGAGCTCTTCGCCCGGCCGCGCCACCCCTACACCCAAGGCCTCATCCGCAGCATTCCGCGCATCGACACCGCGGCCACCGCCGCCGGCCACCGCCAGCGGCTCGAGGCCATACCGGGCACGGTGCCCAAGCTCATCGCGCCGGCTCCGGGCTGCCGTTTCGCGTCGCGCTGCAGGCTGGCGCAGCCCTCCTGCACCACGGCCGACCCACCGCTGCGCGAGATCGCACCCGGCCACAAGGTGGCCTGTTTCCTGGCGGAGGCCGCATGA
- a CDS encoding proteasome-type protease has translation MTYCVGIRLNAGLVFLSDSRTNAGLDAISTFRKMMIYEQPGERFMVMLSAGNLSISQSIREVLQVEKIPGAEGEEPITIWNAKSMFDATRVLGSAVRRVYHQDGPSLKAAGVDFNASMIFGGQIKGEAMRLFLVYSAGNFIEATRETCFFQVGESKYGKPILDRVLTPTTQLDEAAKCALVSMDSTLKSNLSVGLPLDLLVYREGRFKSDEHVCIDEHNPYFRMIRETWGQRLREVFEGIDDPRWDGGDAAHPLMTGSARFERMRKITTPGERIV, from the coding sequence ATGACCTACTGCGTCGGCATCCGGCTCAACGCCGGGCTCGTGTTCCTGTCCGACTCGCGCACCAACGCGGGCCTGGACGCGATCAGCACCTTCCGCAAGATGATGATCTACGAGCAGCCGGGCGAGCGTTTCATGGTCATGCTGTCGGCCGGCAACCTGAGCATCAGCCAGAGCATCCGAGAGGTGCTGCAGGTCGAGAAGATCCCGGGGGCCGAGGGCGAGGAGCCCATCACCATCTGGAACGCGAAGAGCATGTTCGACGCCACGCGCGTGCTGGGCAGCGCGGTGCGCCGCGTCTACCACCAGGACGGCCCGTCGCTGAAGGCCGCCGGCGTGGACTTCAACGCCAGCATGATCTTCGGCGGCCAGATCAAGGGCGAGGCGATGCGCCTCTTCCTCGTCTACAGCGCCGGCAACTTCATCGAGGCCACGCGCGAGACCTGCTTCTTCCAGGTGGGCGAGAGCAAGTACGGCAAGCCCATCCTCGACCGCGTGCTCACGCCCACGACGCAGCTCGACGAGGCCGCCAAGTGCGCACTCGTGAGCATGGACAGCACGCTCAAGAGCAACCTGAGCGTGGGCCTGCCGCTGGACCTGCTGGTCTACCGCGAGGGCCGCTTCAAGAGCGACGAGCACGTGTGCATCGACGAGCACAACCCCTACTTCCGCATGATCCGCGAGACCTGGGGCCAGCGCCTGCGCGAGGTGTTCGAGGGCATCGACGACCCGCGCTGGGACGGCGGCGACGCCGCGCACCCCTTGATGACGGGCAGCGCGCGCTTCGAGCGCATGCGCAAGATCACCACCCCCGGGGAGCGGATCGTCTAG
- a CDS encoding dipeptide ABC transporter ATP-binding protein, translated as MNAPLLQVRNLVKHFPVRGGLFKREVGRVHAVDGVSFDLAKGETLGVVGESGCGKSTTGRCVLRLIEPTSGEVRFEGKSVTDAGKAELRALARDMQIIFQDPYASLNPRMTVSAIIGEALTIHKLTKSKAEYDARIVDLLETVGLSADHMRRYPHEFSGGQRQRIGIARALAVNPKLIVCDEAVSALDVSIQAQVINLLEDLQAQFGLTYIFIAHDLSVVEHISDRVAVMYLGRIVEIASAKDLYTAPRHPYTEALLSAVPIPDPQIKRKRIMLQGDVPSPLNPPSGCHFHTRCSIAQKGLCDVQRPELKAVAGSGDGHQVACHLRS; from the coding sequence ATGAACGCCCCGCTGCTGCAGGTGCGCAACCTGGTGAAGCACTTCCCGGTTCGCGGCGGACTGTTCAAGCGCGAGGTCGGCCGCGTGCACGCCGTCGACGGCGTGAGCTTCGATCTCGCCAAGGGCGAGACGCTGGGCGTGGTCGGCGAGAGCGGTTGCGGCAAAAGCACCACGGGCCGCTGCGTCCTGCGCCTGATCGAGCCCACCTCGGGCGAGGTGCGCTTCGAGGGCAAGAGCGTCACCGACGCTGGCAAGGCCGAGCTGCGCGCGCTGGCGCGCGACATGCAGATCATCTTCCAGGACCCGTACGCCAGCCTGAACCCGCGCATGACGGTCAGCGCCATCATCGGCGAGGCCCTCACCATCCACAAGCTCACGAAGAGCAAGGCCGAGTACGACGCGCGCATCGTCGATCTGCTCGAGACCGTGGGCCTGAGTGCCGACCACATGCGACGTTATCCGCATGAGTTTTCCGGCGGCCAGCGCCAACGCATCGGCATCGCGCGCGCCCTTGCCGTGAACCCCAAGCTGATCGTCTGCGACGAGGCGGTGAGCGCGCTCGACGTGTCGATCCAGGCGCAGGTGATCAACCTGCTCGAAGACCTGCAGGCCCAGTTCGGCCTGACCTACATCTTCATCGCGCACGACCTCAGCGTCGTGGAGCACATCTCCGATCGCGTGGCGGTGATGTACCTCGGTCGCATCGTCGAGATTGCGAGCGCCAAGGACCTCTACACCGCGCCGCGCCATCCCTACACCGAGGCGCTGCTGTCGGCGGTGCCGATCCCTGATCCGCAGATCAAGCGCAAGCGCATCATGCTGCAGGGCGACGTACCCAGCCCGCTGAACCCGCCCAGCGGCTGCCACTTCCACACCCGCTGCAGCATCGCGCAGAAGGGCCTGTGCGACGTGCAGCGCCCCGAGCTCAAGGCCGTGGCCGGCAGCGGCGACGGACACCAGGTGGCCTGCCACCTGCGCAGTTAG
- a CDS encoding iron ABC transporter permease: MNTLARQLAAGARAASPRRVAVALVAALLALLLLGLAAGAEGLSSAWVAEAALIADIRAPRTVGAALAGALLGLAGALSQGLFRNPLADPYLLGTAAGSGLAVTLVLSVGGLLGAADGLGLVASGWLARLGVSGAAFAGALGGLALTLLMARGSARPLTLLLAGVVVGVLLTALGDLLVLANPEALRGQRVFMIGTTSFLGWGAVVALACGLMVALPLAMLLARVLDALVLGEASAASLGLPLPRLRLVLVGLLALATGCAVAQVGLVAFVGLVAPHLVRRLVLVRHGALLALSALAGAVLLLAADVAARVALSPQELPVGVLTAVFGGVYLLALLWRRGAAS; this comes from the coding sequence ATGAACACGCTCGCCCGACAACTGGCCGCCGGTGCCCGCGCCGCGTCGCCGCGCCGTGTGGCGGTGGCGCTGGTGGCTGCGCTGCTTGCGTTGCTGCTGCTGGGTCTGGCCGCGGGCGCCGAGGGCCTGAGCAGCGCCTGGGTCGCCGAAGCAGCGCTGATCGCCGACATCCGCGCGCCGCGCACGGTGGGCGCGGCGCTGGCCGGCGCGCTCTTGGGGCTGGCCGGCGCCTTGTCGCAGGGCTTGTTCCGCAACCCGCTGGCCGACCCCTACCTGCTGGGCACCGCCGCCGGCTCGGGCCTGGCGGTGACGCTGGTGCTGTCCGTGGGCGGGCTGCTGGGTGCGGCCGACGGGCTGGGCTTGGTGGCCAGCGGCTGGCTGGCGCGGCTGGGCGTGTCGGGCGCGGCGTTTGCGGGCGCCTTGGGCGGCCTGGCGCTGACGCTGCTGATGGCGCGCGGCAGCGCCCGCCCGCTCACGCTGCTGCTGGCCGGCGTGGTGGTGGGCGTGCTGCTCACGGCGCTGGGCGATCTGCTGGTGCTGGCCAACCCCGAGGCGCTGCGCGGCCAGCGCGTGTTCATGATCGGGACCACCAGCTTTCTGGGATGGGGCGCCGTGGTGGCGCTTGCCTGCGGCCTGATGGTGGCCCTGCCGTTGGCGATGCTGCTGGCGCGCGTGCTCGACGCGCTGGTGCTGGGCGAAGCCAGCGCCGCCAGCCTGGGGCTGCCGCTGCCGCGGCTGCGCCTGGTGCTGGTGGGCCTGCTGGCGCTGGCCACCGGCTGCGCGGTGGCGCAGGTGGGGCTGGTGGCTTTTGTGGGGCTGGTGGCGCCGCACCTGGTGCGGCGGCTCGTGTTGGTTCGCCACGGCGCGCTGCTGGCGCTGTCGGCGCTGGCCGGCGCCGTGTTGCTGCTGGCCGCCGACGTGGCCGCCCGAGTGGCCCTGTCTCCGCAGGAGCTGCCGGTGGGCGTGCTGACGGCGGTGTTCGGGGGCGTCTACCTGCTGGCCTTGCTGTGGCGGCGCGGGGCGGCGTCTTGA
- a CDS encoding ABC transporter permease, with the protein MAGSTPASPTAEAAASRPVSTSPWAEAWRRFKRHRLAYASLWLLALLSLAVLLGPLIYKVGINDIDFTARLKGPGGTHPLGTDDLGRDLLARMLYGGRISLAVGLAAMLTGILIGVVVGAAAGISRGGVDAFLMWVTDLFLSLPQLPVLLLLMFFFRDPLKLAFGPELGIFLLIVLVIGGLSWMPVARLVRAQFFSLREKEFVEAARALGASTQRQVVRHILPNALGPVVVAATINIAAAIITESTLSFLGLGFPPDIPTWGRILYDSRDYLDIAMHWSLFPGLAIFIAVLTINFIGDGLRDVLDPRRVL; encoded by the coding sequence ATGGCTGGCTCGACCCCCGCATCTCCTACCGCTGAAGCGGCAGCGAGCAGGCCCGTCAGCACCTCGCCCTGGGCCGAGGCCTGGCGGCGCTTCAAGCGGCACCGGCTTGCCTATGCCAGCCTGTGGCTGCTGGCACTGCTGTCGCTGGCCGTTCTGCTGGGCCCGCTGATCTACAAGGTGGGCATCAACGACATCGACTTCACCGCCCGCCTGAAGGGCCCGGGCGGCACCCACCCGCTGGGCACCGACGACCTGGGCCGCGACCTGCTGGCCCGCATGCTCTACGGCGGCCGCATCTCGCTGGCGGTGGGCCTGGCGGCCATGCTGACCGGCATCCTGATCGGCGTGGTCGTGGGTGCCGCCGCCGGCATCTCCCGCGGTGGGGTCGACGCCTTCCTGATGTGGGTGACCGACCTCTTCCTGAGCTTGCCGCAGCTGCCGGTGCTGCTGCTGCTGATGTTCTTCTTCCGCGACCCCCTGAAGCTCGCCTTCGGGCCTGAGCTCGGCATCTTCCTGCTCATCGTGCTGGTAATCGGAGGCCTGAGCTGGATGCCGGTGGCGAGGCTGGTGCGCGCGCAGTTCTTCAGCCTGCGCGAGAAGGAGTTCGTCGAGGCCGCTCGCGCCCTGGGCGCGAGCACGCAGCGCCAGGTGGTGCGGCACATCCTGCCCAACGCGCTGGGCCCGGTGGTCGTGGCGGCCACCATCAACATCGCCGCCGCCATCATCACCGAGAGCACGCTCAGCTTCCTCGGCCTGGGCTTCCCGCCCGACATCCCCACCTGGGGACGCATCCTCTACGACAGCCGCGACTACCTGGACATCGCCATGCACTGGTCGCTGTTCCCGGGCCTGGCCATCTTCATCGCCGTGCTGACCATCAACTTCATCGGCGACGGGCTGCGCGACGTGCTCGACCCCCGCCGGGTTCTCTGA
- a CDS encoding ABC transporter permease, which translates to MGSYILRRLLIAVPSLLGISIVLFTVLALAPGDPFEELATNPNVPPEVRMQLRASLGLDDPVWQRYWHWLTSMLKGDWGFSFISRLDVDTLIWQRMPVTIAIIGLSQLVALAIALPVGILAAVKPYSWFDRIASTLSFIGFSLPTFFTGLLFILFFSIYLGWFPFVFQSEVQATGFEWWVVQFKQSIMPIMVLGLFQAASWMRYVRSSVLDVVRLDYVTTARSKGLKERVVIVKHVVRNALIPVVTLVALQMPGIFGGAIVTEQIFRIPGIGSLLIDSILRNDTPVIMAVTFVFAILVVAFNLIADLLYGWLDPRISYR; encoded by the coding sequence TTGGGTTCCTACATCCTCCGCCGCCTGCTGATCGCGGTCCCCAGCCTGCTGGGCATCAGCATCGTGCTGTTCACGGTGCTGGCTCTGGCACCCGGCGACCCCTTCGAGGAGCTGGCCACCAACCCCAACGTGCCGCCCGAGGTGCGCATGCAGTTGCGCGCCAGCCTGGGCCTGGACGACCCCGTCTGGCAGCGCTACTGGCACTGGCTCACCAGCATGCTCAAGGGCGACTGGGGCTTCTCGTTCATCAGCCGGCTCGACGTCGACACGCTGATCTGGCAGCGCATGCCGGTCACCATCGCCATCATCGGCCTGAGCCAGCTGGTGGCCCTGGCCATCGCGCTGCCGGTGGGCATCCTGGCCGCGGTGAAGCCCTACTCGTGGTTCGACCGCATCGCCAGCACGCTCAGCTTCATCGGCTTCTCGCTGCCGACCTTCTTCACCGGTCTGCTGTTCATCCTGTTCTTCAGCATCTACCTCGGCTGGTTCCCCTTCGTCTTCCAGAGCGAGGTGCAGGCCACCGGCTTTGAGTGGTGGGTGGTGCAGTTCAAGCAGAGCATCATGCCGATCATGGTGCTGGGCCTGTTCCAGGCCGCGAGCTGGATGCGTTACGTGCGCTCCAGCGTGCTCGACGTGGTGCGCCTGGACTACGTCACCACCGCGCGCAGCAAGGGCCTGAAGGAGCGCGTGGTCATCGTCAAGCACGTGGTGCGCAACGCGCTGATCCCGGTGGTCACGCTGGTGGCCCTGCAGATGCCGGGCATCTTCGGCGGCGCCATCGTCACCGAGCAGATCTTTCGCATCCCCGGCATCGGCAGCCTGCTGATCGACAGCATCCTGCGCAACGACACGCCAGTGATCATGGCCGTGACCTTCGTCTTCGCCATCCTCGTCGTGGCCTTCAACCTGATTGCAGACCTCCTCTATGGCTGGCTCGACCCCCGCATCTCCTACCGCTGA
- a CDS encoding ABC transporter ATP-binding protein encodes MTAPLLQAAGLVGTLGGRRVVDGVSLALHAGQWVALVGPNGAGKSTLLQLLAGLLQPQAGAVALQGRPLADWPLRERATRLAWLAQHGEIDAELPARSLVELGRLPRHGLLGVPDAADAAAVGRVMAETETAALAGRRLSELSGGERQRVLVARALAVEAPVLLLDEPVAHLDAPHQMALLRGLRQRARDGAAVAVVLHDLNLALAADRVLLMARGRLVADGPPADPALRGALEAQFDHAFTVQRMQDAERWIAVPAV; translated from the coding sequence TTGACTGCGCCACTGCTGCAGGCTGCCGGGCTGGTGGGCACGCTGGGCGGCCGGCGCGTCGTCGATGGCGTCTCGCTTGCGCTGCACGCCGGGCAGTGGGTGGCGCTGGTGGGGCCCAATGGCGCCGGCAAGAGCACGCTGCTGCAACTGCTGGCGGGGCTGCTGCAGCCACAGGCCGGCGCGGTGGCGTTGCAGGGTCGGCCGCTGGCCGACTGGCCACTGCGCGAGCGCGCCACGCGCTTGGCCTGGCTGGCGCAACACGGCGAGATCGACGCCGAGTTGCCCGCGCGCAGCCTGGTGGAGCTGGGCCGGCTGCCGCGCCACGGCCTGCTGGGTGTGCCGGACGCCGCCGACGCCGCCGCCGTGGGCCGCGTGATGGCCGAAACAGAGACGGCTGCGCTGGCGGGCCGGCGGCTGTCGGAGCTTTCGGGTGGCGAGCGCCAGCGCGTGCTGGTGGCGCGGGCGCTGGCAGTGGAAGCCCCGGTGTTGTTGCTCGACGAACCCGTGGCCCATCTCGACGCCCCGCATCAGATGGCGCTGCTGCGCGGCCTGCGGCAGCGCGCCCGCGACGGCGCCGCCGTGGCCGTGGTGCTGCATGACCTGAACCTGGCCCTGGCCGCCGACCGCGTGCTGCTGATGGCCCGCGGCCGTCTCGTGGCCGACGGTCCGCCGGCCGACCCCGCGCTGCGAGGCGCGCTGGAGGCGCAGTTCGACCACGCCTTCACGGTTCAGCGCATGCAGGATGCGGAGCGCTGGATCGCCGTGCCGGCCGTCTGA